The sequence ACGTCGTTCTTAGAGAAATGATCATTAGAGCAGAaaccattgtgtgtgtctgtgcatgtgtgagtgtgtgtctgtgcatgtgtgagtgtgtgtatgtgtgtgtgtgtgtttgtccttcatACATCTCAGTGGTGAAGGTTTAACTTCAGATTTAAACTGTTTCCGTTCACActcaatattttcatttctgtcaACAAATCACATGTTCAGCAGAAAACTAAGTTTTAATAATGTGTCTGTTGATGAGATTCTATTTAGAGTAACAACAGTTACTGAGTACTTTTACTCACATATTGTAATAAAGTACTTTACACAGTAGTTGATTATGCAACTACTGTGTGTCTAACTAATATGTGACTGGTTCTCTTCACACCTGATGTTAGAATGTGACTACACTGACCCCTTGTGGTCAAATCTCATTTCCTCATTgtacatgtaaataaacaaacgtattgtttctgtttgaaaagaCCAAAGGAcagattatcttatcttatctatttTAAACTTATCGTAGCTTAacatattttatcttatcttattttatcttatagATGGTGTTCTTATCAGTCAGATTCTAAAGATGagtttaatgtttgtgtgtgtgtttgtgtgtgtatgtgtgtacgtgtgtgtgtatatgcgcACAGCTATAAAATATTATAcgattttatacatttaaaaaatataaaacatttaaatgataaatatttttttatgtttacttaaataacatttaaaataaaaacttctctttgtatttttacagtgtGGTTTTCTGACGTTCCTCATCCACTGCTGCTCTTTAATGTgatttgttgacaataagaaaataTGGTGTGTTTTATGCCTTTGTTCTTTTAAACACGttaaaagtgacattttgttATAATGGTTTAAAAACTCGAACACAAAAATGAACACAATTAAAACAAGAGACGGTGCAGctcaatataaaaacattcacaatGTGAACTCACTTCCTATCAACTTCAACAGAGAACATGTTCTGCTTTTATAAAGCAAAACGTTTTCTTGGTTTTCATCAAACTCAAAGTTAAACTCCCATGTGACCTGCTGAGGGCGGAGCTTGAGGATCATCACTCTGTCCAGAcgtctcagtgtctctgacTCAGATCATCAACCACACACGGATCTAAATATCGACCAATCAGATCATCAATAAATGTCCCGATCTTGTTTTTAGATGCAGACGATCTCTCCAGTGGCGCCACCTTCTGGTCACATTCTGCAGGTTTTGCTCCTCTATGGTTCAAACTTGAAGAATCAGAAAAGACAAGGTTGTATGTTGTGGCTGTAATGAACTATGCTGCCTGTAGGGGGGGTAGTATTGCTACAAACTGTTAATTCTGTAATTCTTCACCACAGGAAGTCGTGTGTTTAAAAGATTCAAGTAGCAGCAGGCGCCAGCGAGTCCTGGTTTACAGTCGTGTCctcacagtgctgctctgaGGTCACGTGACCACATCACATCAGGTGATTGGACTAAAGCAGTCGCACAGTTCAACTGCTGCTGTCGTCCACAGGTAAAGAGACGTAAAGACTCTAGAAACAATGACCTCATTTAAAATATTCTGTCATAACCTCTGAGTCAAGGTCAATCAAGGTCCGATTCattcagggttagggtcattCAGGGTCAGGGTCATTCAGGGTCAGATTCATTCAGGGTCAGAGTCAGGGTCATTCAGGGTCAGATTCATTCAGGGTCAGAGTCAGGGTCATTCAGGGTCAGGGTCATTCAGGGTCAGATTCattcagggttagggtcattCAGGGTCAGGGTCATTCAGGGTCAGATTCATTCAGGGTCAGAGTCAGGGTCATTCAGGGTCAGATTCATTCAGGGTCAGAGTCAGGGTCATTCAGGGTCAGGGTCATTCAGGGTCAGATTCATTCGGGGTCAGAGTCAGGGTCATTCAGGGTCAGAGTCAGGGTCattcagggtcagggtcagagTCAGGGTCATTCAGGGTCAGATTCATTCGGGAATCAGATTCATTCATGGTCAGGGTCAGAGTCAGGGTCattcagggtcagggtcagagTCAGGGTCATTCAGGGCCATTCAGGGTCAGGGTTGAACCCTCTGACgtcacacttcctgttcctgtctGGTTCTCAGGCTCCGTCAGGACGAGGCGGTCACATGTCCTCGTACAGCAGCATCCCGTTGAAGATGGTGAGCGGCTCCACGGAGTGGGCGAGTTTTCCCATCACCAGGTCGATGCAGATCGTGTCCCGGGCCTGCAGCGGCAGGATGATGTTGAAGACGGCCAGGGAGCCTGGAGTGGTCTTAGCCTCGGCCACTGGGTTGTTCTCCAGGCCTTCGGGCTGGTAGCCTCCAGAGTCCACGCGGGCCATGCCGTAATTAGACTTTGACAGAACTGCCTCGATTTTCTCGTTCTTATGACCCGTCAGGACGGCGCTGAAGAAGTAATGTCCGTCTACTGGGGCAGTGAAAACACCTGGAGGGACATTTCACAGAGAGACACCAGATCAACTAACAGAGTCTTACTAAACATCTCCGTCCAGACAAGAACACAGAGCGACTACAAACACTGAAACAAGCACAGCcggccagcaggtggcgatacAGTCCCAGAGCAGAACTTTGTGAAGCGGCTCAGTGAACTAAAGACTCATTTATTCTGACTTCACAGAACGAAAAGAGAAACCGTCACTGTCCACTTACTCATGAGTCGGTACATTGGCATGACTGTTAATCAATACATCCACTAGGGGGCAGCACCGGGTCGAGAGTttcagacaacaacaaacatggcgacGGTCGAGAAGGTTGTGATTCTTTTCCAattaagaaaaagacaaaagctgcTTTTTGTATAGAAGCAAATCTTTTCAACAAGAAACTATTCCACTGTTTTAACAAGTTACtgttacatattattattattatatattcatatgtttATTTTGGTCAAGTTCTCTTCTGTCTGAAAAGTGAATCATCAGGATTCATAGTTTGcaataataaaactattatAAACAAATCTCAGTTTCAGTTTGTTCAGGTCTTCAGACAAACtgacaacagagacacactcaggagctggggattgaaccaacAACCCTGTGATGAGTGGACGAGCTACCTGTTCTCGGGTCGTAAAAATCTCCTTCATTCACAAAGATCTTATCGAAGACGATGGTCCCAGCTTTGTCCACAGGGAAGGTGAGGGCGGCCGAGAAGGACAGTCTGGGGACATGAGCATCAGCACCGGGCAgacctgagaacacacacacacacacacacacacacacacaaacacacacacacatacacacacacataaacaggaACACACATGTATAAACACATCACTGCAGAATGCatgatgattatgatttgtAACGTGTTGAAAAAATCACATACCTGATTCCCCTTTGGGACCTGGAAGAACCAGATTACAtgttagaaatataaatatataaatacatgttttcacACGCATGTTCATATGAACTGAAATAGTAAAATTCTACCTGTGATTTAAGGTCATTACACATTAACTTtctatattgaaaataaaaaacatccgTCTCACCAGGAAAACCTCGAGCTCCGGTGTGTCCTTGCTGTCCAAAAGGTCCTGGGGGCCCCCGGGGGCCCGGCAGCCCATTGAGTCCTCTTTCACCAGGTGGTCCTTGGGGTCCAGGCTGGCCTGtgtaatgataaataaaataaaatgaaatcacaATGAGCAGAGAAGTAGAAGCTGCTTAATCGACattcatcattttttaaatccaatttgaAAGTTTTATTCACAAGGTGAAGAAAACGCTGACTCCTGCATCTCTGCCTCATCAAAATAAAGTTCTGTGGGTTTGAACATGTCAGTTATTGATCCATGTACTGACGACAGGAAGTATCATCACTGCTCATGTGACATGATTGGACAggatttttgttgtgtttcaacTGTGACCATTGATTgaactttataataataataacaataacaacaataataataacaacaatattttcagaataaaaacttgaaaatgaaaagacaaaatttGAGATCTGAATCCGTCTGACTGACAAACCATCAGTCGTATgaacaggagtgaaaacatgatAATAAAGTTCTAAAACAAACTGCTCACCGCTCACGTCCTGCTCAGAGAAGTTCTGAAGATCTCTGAGGACGTGGTTGAGGCTTGAATTCAGGTTCTTCATCCGGCCGTGGACGTCGTCCTGATTCTTCTGAATCACGTCCAGAATTCCTCCATGATGGACGACGGTGTCGTTCAGACCAGAGACACATGTCCACAAGCTGGACACGTGACGATTCAGTCCTGAACACGGAAACAGTTCAAAcattcaatcaaatcaaatcaaatcacagtTGTCTCATAGATCTTAACAAGGAGCAACATCACGTATGAACACGTATGAACACGTATGAACACGTAAGAACATGTGAAGACTTTATGTTTAGTGGAATTAAAGTGAGAATAAAAAGAACCTGTACCTTCCTTGATCTTGTGGATTGAGTCGGAGACGCCGTCCAGTCGCCCACAGACGCCCTCCAGCTTGGACAGCCTCTTCTCCAGGCCGTCTCCGGACCTCCTGCAGTCGCCCATCTCCACCAGCAGCGTGCTCTCGAACCGCCGCACGTCCCGGTCCAGCCCGTCCAAACGGTCCCGGCTCTCCTCCATGTGCTCCGTCACCTCCAGCTGGATTTTGTCCAGCTCGGAGATGATTTTATCTTTGGTGTTTCCTGGTGGGGATCAGAGGATGAGTGAGGGACGGCAGCTGGGGACGGGGGAGCTATGAGGACATCGAGTTGGACTCACCCAGGTCGGTGATGACGCTGCCGTGTTTCTGCATCGTGTGTTCGATTCCCTTCAGGGTGTCGTTGATGGAGCTGAAGGTGAGGACGACCTCGGACAGCTCGCCCTGCAGCgtcttcagctggttgttgtGGACGGAGCCTCCGATCACACTGTGGCCGTCTAATGGCTTCGCAGAATCCAGCCCAGTTCCACCTTCACTGGTACCAGAAGCACCAGAACCAACAGAGCCACCAGAACTACCAGAACCACCAGAGCCACCAGAACCTCCGGAACTGCCAGAACCTCCGGAACCACCAGAACCTCCAGAACCACCAGAACCTCCGGAACCACCATAGCCTCCAGCATCACCAGAACTTCCAGAACTTCCAGAACCACCAGAACCACCACCTGTTGGACGTCACATTAGAATATTTGTCAGTCGGTCTGGGTTAAAGATTTGTGGGCGTGTCCGAGCGGCTCTTACATTTGCTGCTGCACCTCCTGACGTCGTCCCTCAGCAGGCGGACGTCGCCCTGCAGGTGTGAACACATCTGGAGGCAGCCATCTTTCTCTGAGTCCAGTCGGGTCTGGAGTCTGTTGATGTGGCTCTGCATGCGCCCCAGTGCATCCTGGGAGTGATTCCTCAGCCTccgcagctcctcctccaccttcctgcAGAGGTCGCAGTCGTGTCCCAGCGTCTCCACCTCCGTCACGATCCTGGTGAAGTGTTCACCGCGGTCGCCCGTCAGGGCTTTGATCTTACGGACGTCGTGACTCAGGTCCACAACCTGGAAACCACTTCACAGTTACTATTCAATATATTTAGAATATATACATAACGCTTTATAACTCTATACTATTTATACCACCAACTCTACATAAAACTCTGTAACTACATATACCTCTATTTAGAACTCTatataacacaataaatacCTTCTGATTCTGGTAACTTTAAATAACTCTTCGTATTACATAAAAACTCTTTATAACTATATTTAGCTCTGTAGGTAAGTCTCTATATAACTTTCTAAGAATGAAAACTCTCAATATAACTTTACGAGTATATATAACTCTCTACATAACTCTATTTATAACTatgtatagtatatatatatatatcttatcaTTCTATATATAACAGTTCTGACGTCACTGTTCGTCTTTGATCTTTGTCCTGATAGTTTTGATACAATCTGTCAAAGTGAGTTCATATTTTCTATAAGCAGATATGATATTCAGATATGAAAACGTGGTGAGGTCACCTTGTCGTACAG comes from Platichthys flesus chromosome 1, fPlaFle2.1, whole genome shotgun sequence and encodes:
- the LOC133957129 gene encoding EMILIN-1-A-like, which codes for MAALPLLLLVLWTCGHGKSAFATRPSYSLYTGGHAHGVRAASRHRNWCSFVVTKTVSCVVEDGVETYVKPDYHPCSWGSGQCSRVVVYRSFMRPRYKVAYKMVTQMEWKCCQGYSGEDCSIGPAGGAGPQISTFRPQPRPGPGGGTGSGGGQSGGHGGKAENEKMRQLEEKIQSLTRIVTDLQSTINNPSISRGGGGGGGGGEGGGGGGGSSGGRNPADAAQPEIKETIHSIQTKLDQLDNRTQAHDKNLLSINNHLVNGKTNDLDGGSSGGGLSGGKLNSLKEEILKELETRVSLSCSSCQAGVEDLRRQQLEDRERIRALEKRLNVMDARHGQGLDGLRRDVLRLQGCCNTVNDLRNRVTDAERKISSASENFDVLQNRLDKTLSGAGGSTGPTSGTQGGASGGRGGTSGGGRNVVVTEDMLDSRLRDVERRVNDTVQQTEQSCSHLENDLKDYAHKEVKDLRTVFLDRFDDQAFRIADVELDVGLVKNRVRDQNQRLLQLENSTSLIIRRLEHCSCNRGGAGGRVPGTGGGNTTEKSLAWRVVANEDQIQHFNTRLKDLSVSGDSLYDKVVDLSHDVRKIKALTGDRGEHFTRIVTEVETLGHDCDLCRKVEEELRRLRNHSQDALGRMQSHINRLQTRLDSEKDGCLQMCSHLQGDVRLLRDDVRRCSSKCGGSGGSGSSGSSGDAGGYGGSGGSGGSGGSGGSGGSGSSGGSGGSGGSGSSGGSVGSGASGTSEGGTGLDSAKPLDGHSVIGGSVHNNQLKTLQGELSEVVLTFSSINDTLKGIEHTMQKHGSVITDLGNTKDKIISELDKIQLEVTEHMEESRDRLDGLDRDVRRFESTLLVEMGDCRRSGDGLEKRLSKLEGVCGRLDGVSDSIHKIKEGLNRHVSSLWTCVSGLNDTVVHHGGILDVIQKNQDDVHGRMKNLNSSLNHVLRDLQNFSEQDVSGQPGPQGPPGERGLNGLPGPRGPPGPFGQQGHTGARGFPGPKGESGLPGADAHVPRLSFSAALTFPVDKAGTIVFDKIFVNEGDFYDPRTGVFTAPVDGHYFFSAVLTGHKNEKIEAVLSKSNYGMARVDSGGYQPEGLENNPVAEAKTTPGSLAVFNIILPLQARDTICIDLVMGKLAHSVEPLTIFNGMLLYEDM